In a single window of the Bufo bufo chromosome 5, aBufBuf1.1, whole genome shotgun sequence genome:
- the LOC121000853 gene encoding zinc finger protein 585A-like isoform X1 produces MSHQRIHTGEKPYLCSDCGQCFTRKSQLERHQRVHTGDKPYSCPECGKCFTQKFSLVVHQRIHTGEKPYSCSECGKCFTHKSELERHQRVHTGEKLYSCSECGKRFIMKSHLESHQRIHTGEKPYSCSECGKCFAHKSNLEPHQRIHTGELYSCSECGKCFTKKSSLESHQRIHTGEKPYSCSECGKCFSHKKSLQTHQRIHTGEKLYSCSECGKCFTHKKSLQTHQRIHTGEKPYSCSECSECFTNNSSLAIHQRIHTGEKHFICSECEESFATKSALLLHHRRHTGEKPYSCSECGKWFTQKSYLIKHQRIHTGEKPYSCSDCGKCFTHKSNLLKHQKVHTKEKPYSCSKCGKCFTQKSHLQSHQRIHTGEKPYSCSECGKCFTTKSYLQSHQRIHTGEKPYSCSECGKCFTMKSSLERHQQICTKEKPYSC; encoded by the coding sequence ATGagccatcagagaattcacacaggggaaaagccgtATCTATGTTCAGACTGTGGGCAATGTTTTACTCGCAAATCACAACTTGAGAGGCATCAGAGAGTTCACACGGGAGACAAGCCgtattcatgtccagaatgtgggaaatgttttactcagaaattTTCTCTTGTTGTCCATCAGAGAATTCATACAGGGgagaaaccgtattcatgttcagagtgtgggaaatgttttactcacaAATCAGAACTTGAGAGGCATCAGAGAGTTCACACGGGAGAGAAGctctattcatgttcagaatgtgggaaacgttttATTATGAAATCACATCTTGAGagccatcagagaattcacacaggggagaagccgtattcatgttcggaatgtggaaaatgttttgctcataaatcaaatcttgagccccatcagagaattcacacaggggagctgtattcatgttcagaatgtggtaaatgttttactaAGAAATCATCTCTTGAGagccatcagagaattcacacaggggaaaagccttattcatgttcggaatgtggaaaatgtttttctCATAAAAAATCTCTTCAGacccatcagagaattcacacaggggagaagctgtattcatgttcggaatgtggaaaatgttttactcaTAAAAAATCTCTTCAGacccatcagagaattcacacaggagagaagccgtattcatgttcagaatgtagcgAATGTTTTACTAATAATTCAAGTCTtgctatacatcagagaattcacacaggtgaGAAGCATTTTATTTGTTCAGAATGTGAAGAgagttttgctacaaaatcagctCTTCTTTTACATCACAgacgtcacacaggggagaagccgtattcatgttcggaatgtgggaaatgGTTCACTCAGAAGTCATATCttattaaacatcagagaattcacacaggggagaagccatattcatgttcagactgtgggaaatgttttactcataAATCAAATCTTCTGAAACATCAGAAAGTTCACACAaaggagaagccgtattcatgttcaaaatgtgggaaatgttttactcagaaatcacatcttcagagtcatcagagaattcacacaggagagaagccgtattcatgttcagaatgtgggaaatgttttactacgAAATCATATCTTCAGAGTCATCAGAgaattcatacaggagagaagccatattcatgttcagaatgtgggaaatgttttactatgAAATCAAGTCTTGAGAGACATCAGCAAATCTGCAcaaaggagaagccatattcatgttaa
- the LOC121000853 gene encoding zinc finger protein 585A-like isoform X2, protein MSHQRIHTGEKPYLCSDCGQCFTRKSQLERHQRVHTGDKPYSCPECGKCFTQKFSLVVHQRIHTGEKPYSCSECGKCFTHKSELERHQRVHTGEKLYSCSECGKRFIMKSHLESHQRIHTGEKPYSCSECGKCFAHKSNLEPHQRIHTGELYSCSECGKCFTKKSSLESHQRIHTGEKHFICSECEESFATKSALLLHHRRHTGEKPYSCSECGKWFTQKSYLIKHQRIHTGEKPYSCSDCGKCFTHKSNLLKHQKVHTKEKPYSCSKCGKCFTQKSHLQSHQRIHTGEKPYSCSECGKCFTTKSYLQSHQRIHTGEKPYSCSECGKCFTMKSSLERHQQICTKEKPYSC, encoded by the exons ATGagccatcagagaattcacacaggggaaaagccgtATCTATGTTCAGACTGTGGGCAATGTTTTACTCGCAAATCACAACTTGAGAGGCATCAGAGAGTTCACACGGGAGACAAGCCgtattcatgtccagaatgtgggaaatgttttactcagaaattTTCTCTTGTTGTCCATCAGAGAATTCATACAGGGgagaaaccgtattcatgttcagagtgtgggaaatgttttactcacaAATCAGAACTTGAGAGGCATCAGAGAGTTCACACGGGAGAGAAGctctattcatgttcagaatgtgggaaacgttttATTATGAAATCACATCTTGAGagccatcagagaattcacacaggggagaagccgtattcatgttcggaatgtggaaaatgttttgctcataaatcaaatcttgagccccatcagagaattcacacaggggagctgtattcatgttcagaatgtggtaaatgttttactaAGAAATCATCTCTTGAGagcc atcagagaattcacacaggtgaGAAGCATTTTATTTGTTCAGAATGTGAAGAgagttttgctacaaaatcagctCTTCTTTTACATCACAgacgtcacacaggggagaagccgtattcatgttcggaatgtgggaaatgGTTCACTCAGAAGTCATATCttattaaacatcagagaattcacacaggggagaagccatattcatgttcagactgtgggaaatgttttactcataAATCAAATCTTCTGAAACATCAGAAAGTTCACACAaaggagaagccgtattcatgttcaaaatgtgggaaatgttttactcagaaatcacatcttcagagtcatcagagaattcacacaggagagaagccgtattcatgttcagaatgtgggaaatgttttactacgAAATCATATCTTCAGAGTCATCAGAgaattcatacaggagagaagccatattcatgttcagaatgtgggaaatgttttactatgAAATCAAGTCTTGAGAGACATCAGCAAATCTGCAcaaaggagaagccatattcatgttaa